Below is a window of Candidatus Methylomirabilota bacterium DNA.
GGGATCGAGCAGTGGGCGCGCGCCCTCGCGGAGCTCGCCCTCGAGATCGTCGGCGCCCGGGCCGTGTACCGGCGCGCCGACGCCGCGGCCGCCACGGTCGAGGGACTGGCGGGGGACTCGGGCTGGCTGGTCGGAGGCGTCGAGGGCTCGCCGGCGCTCGAGGTCGACATCCGTGAAGGCCCCTGCCGCTTCCGCGTCGCCCTCGAGACGGGCCACAAGACGGGCTTTTACCTCGACCAGCGCGAGAACCGGGAGGCGGTGGCCTCCCACGCCGCGGGACGCGAGGTGCTCGATGCCTTCTGTTACACCGGGGCGTTCGGCTGCTGGGCGCTCCGGCACGGCGCGACCCACGTCCTCGGCGTGGAGGCCTCGGCCGAAGCCGCCGCCCGGGCCCGGACCCACGCCGACGCCCAGGACGGAGGTGACCGGTTCGACGTGGTGGAAGCGAACGCCTTCGACGCGCTGCGCGAGCTCGAGCGGACCGGCCGGCGATTCGACCTGGTCATCCTCGACCCCCCGTCCTTCACGCGCCGGAAGACGGCCGTCACGGCCGCCCTCCGAGGGTACAAGGAAATCAACCTCCGGGCGCTCGCCTGTCTCCGGCCGGGCGGACTCCTGGCCACGTTCTCGTGCTCGCATCACGTGGGCCCGCCCCTGTTCGAGGAGGTCTGCCGGGCGGCCGCGGGCGACGCCCGCCGCCCGGTCCGGCTCCGCACGGCGTACGGGCAGGCGCAGGACCACCCGGTCCTGCTGACCGTGCCCGAGACCCGCTACCTGAAGGGCCTTCTGCTGGAGGCAGTCGGCTGACGCGTCCGGAGGCGACGGATGGCGTAGCGGGCGGCCCAGCCAGCCAGGACGATCCCGAGGATGGCGAGGGCGACGGTGTTGTAGTGAAGGAGGACCTGCTTGGCCCAGTCCAGGTGCGTCCCGGCCAACAACCCGATCCCCACGACGAAGACGTTCCACACCACGACCGACGCGCCGGCAAAGATCCACACCTTCCAGGCCGCGAAGTCCGCCAGCCCCGCAGCCGGCATCACGAGCGCGCGGATCCCGGGAAAGAAGCGCGAGATGGCGATGGCCGGCGTCCCGTATCGCGCGAACCAGATCTCGAGGCTGGTCAGCCGGTCCGCCGGGACGTACCGGCCCATGGGCCCGGCCAGGAGCGCTCGCCCCCATCGCCGGCTCATCCAGAAGACCGCCATGACGCCGATCTGGGTTCCCAGGATGGCGGCCAGGAAGACGCCGGGCCCGGAGACGGCCCCGCGCCCGGCGAGGAACCCGGCGTAGACCGCGATCACGTCGGTCGGCCAGGGGGGGAAAAAGCTCTCCAGGATGCAGCTCAGGAAGACGACCGTGTAGACGAGAAGGGGTGAGATGCCGGGATCGAGGACGACGGCGGCGATCCGGTCGAGCACCCTTACGAGGCGCCTGGGCGGCCGCCGAGATCCGTCCGCTCCACCGCGAAGGGCAGCGTGAGCACGCGCGGCGCATCCCCGAGGGCATAGTGAAACTCGAACGTGAGCCGCTCGGCCTCCGGCCGGAGCCGGGGAAAGTAGACGAATCCCTGGGTGCGCGCGCCCGGCTGCAGCGTGCCCACCGGGAGCGCCTCCCGCAGGACCTCGTCGACGGACGGCGGCAGGGGATAGGGGTAGTAGGGCGGATACCACCAGGGCGGTCCCCATTCCCATGGGTCCCACCCGAATCGCCGGCGGTGGAGTGCCCCCAGAGACGCCCCGGCCGCCGCGACGACGGTGGGTCCGGGAACCGCACCGGGCGTGCGGCCCCACCCCGCGCGGAGGATCCGGGCGACCTCGATGGGTGGCAGCGCCGTGTACTGGAACCGGTCCGTGTCGAAGAGCCGAAGATCCCCGTAGTCGTAGCGGAGGGGGACCGGGCTGTCGTTGGCGATCAGCAGATGGAAGGGCGTGACGTACTGGGGGAGATACGTCGGGTTCCCTTTCCAGGCCGACGAGCGGACCACCACGCGCACGCCCTCGGCTTCGCGCCGGGCGCTATGCGTCGCGGCGTCGAGCGCGACCCCGGCCTCCGGCACCGGGACGACCCGCGTGGCGGCACAGCCCGCCGCCAGCAGGCCCGCGAGCCCAAGCCCCAGGAGGGCCCGCAC
It encodes the following:
- a CDS encoding class I SAM-dependent rRNA methyltransferase, whose translation is MAKLVLRSGRELRLLAGHPWVYRSDVGRLDGAWAPAEAVSVCDAAGHVLGRGFYNPRPQIVCRLLTPHDEPVDRAFLRRRLLTAWAFRQALGYDGDAGRVVGSEGDALPGLVLDRYGDVLVLQALTLGIEQWARALAELALEIVGARAVYRRADAAAATVEGLAGDSGWLVGGVEGSPALEVDIREGPCRFRVALETGHKTGFYLDQRENREAVASHAAGREVLDAFCYTGAFGCWALRHGATHVLGVEASAEAAARARTHADAQDGGDRFDVVEANAFDALRELERTGRRFDLVILDPPSFTRRKTAVTAALRGYKEINLRALACLRPGGLLATFSCSHHVGPPLFEEVCRAAAGDARRPVRLRTAYGQAQDHPVLLTVPETRYLKGLLLEAVG
- a CDS encoding VTT domain-containing protein; amino-acid sequence: MLDRIAAVVLDPGISPLLVYTVVFLSCILESFFPPWPTDVIAVYAGFLAGRGAVSGPGVFLAAILGTQIGVMAVFWMSRRWGRALLAGPMGRYVPADRLTSLEIWFARYGTPAIAISRFFPGIRALVMPAAGLADFAAWKVWIFAGASVVVWNVFVVGIGLLAGTHLDWAKQVLLHYNTVALAILGIVLAGWAARYAIRRLRTRQPTASSRRPFR